The Candidatus Binatia bacterium DNA segment GGAGCCGTCCTCAGACTTGTTCAAGCGGCGATTGGAGACATCCCCCTCCAGCTCAGGATTATGTTGAAATAGAAGATTAGCCCGGATAAGTCTGGCCTCGGCTAAACCCAGGTCTTCCCGCTTGGCTTTGAGTTCCAGGTTGCGCTCCAGCGTAATTCTGACGACCTGCTCCAACGTCAGTTGCAAGCGTTCGGCGCCGAAGACAGATGACACGGAAAAGAGATAAGCCCCGAAGGATATCGAATAGATCTTGATCCACCGTGAAGTAACCATAACCAACCTCTTAACGTCTAAAAAAGTACGCGCTGCGGAACGCGCGGACACTAATTCACAAGCCCGTATGAAATCGGGAATGAAATAGAGTGAAGTTAAGCGGCGGTACTAGATCCGAAAAACAGAAAGGAAAAGATGGCGAGCAAGATCGATTGGCAGAGAGAACGTTACAACTCTTTTGAAGACCGCCTCCAGCCACAGATCGTTTCTAAACGGGGAGGACAGCGTTTCGGGGTGCAGACCGGCAGTAAGCAATACGCCTTTACTTGAGCGAGTCAGCTCGACGACGGACGCCCGCAGCGCCGGCCCTACTTGTAGATGTACTGAAATACAATGAATAGTCGGTTCAGATTCGTCTGACGACTCGCTGTGCTTGTTCGGGCCTTGCGTATCGTGGTGATGCTGAGCTGTTGCCGAGGCTGAATGGTCCTCGTCCAAGCACCTTGCCAGCGCCTCCGCTATCCCGGAATGGATAACGATCAGACATAAGGCAAGTATCGTATAAAATTTGAAGGACCCGCGATTCATTCCTTGTGTCCTATACCAGAGGAACTTCGTTCTTTCAAATAGCCCTTACGAGCAAAACGAGGAGGCTGGTGGGTCTGTGCCTTGGCCTATTAAAGTAGTCCTCCATCACCTAATCCGACGATTCCCGTTCGGAGCTTATGCATCGGCCGTTCGCGCGCTGCTAAAAACCGACCCGCGCGATCACACCCAATTTCGAAGGGTCGCTGCATCTAAGGCTGCGACAGTGGACGCTCCTCGTACTGCTTACGCCACCCGTATCGGGTCATGCCCCGCGGTTTGTACACCGCCAGCGTCGTGGCCACGAGCAGCACCCGCAGGCCGCCGCCAGCGTGGAGAAGTTCGCCCCGCAGCCCGCCGAGAGAGACACTGTCCGTCTCTGCCGCTACGCCTGCGAAGTAACTCACTGTCGGCATGTGCAGCAGCAAGATGATGGTCGCGAAGACGGTTAGCAGGAAGTAGGCAACGACCGCGCCGAGCCAGCCGACCGAGCAAGTGACATGCGCGGTGAGCACGAACTTGCGGAGGCCGGGTGTCATGGTCATGGCTGTTGCACCCGGTGTTCTATGTGCGGTGTGTGGCCCGACCAGGGTAACCGGACTGTATGTGGCGACCAGGGCCGTGGTCACCACCGCCGATGAACATCATGATGACGACCAGCAGGACCAGGACGATGACGATGATCCCAGACACTTTCAACCAGCGTGGTGTGCCGGGGTAGGGGTGCAGGTCAGCCATGTGCGTGTCCTCGTTCGCGCTTTGACGATAATCTCCTTACTGGATGGATCTCGGGAGCCGATTAGCGGGGGTGGCTTCGGTAGAACTCCTTGGTTTTTGCGTAGACGCCTTCGCTAACGCCTCCTCGATTGCTGTCTGAAAGACTTGGAACGGCTGAGCGCCCACAAGTATCCGGCCGTTGAGAAAAAAGGTCGGCGTCCCCCGAGCCCCGAGCTCGAATCCGCGCTTGGTCTCATCCTCGATCTTCTCTTGGTACTTGCGCGAGTCCAGGCACTGGTCGAAGGCTCCCACGTCCAGCCCCACCTGCCGAGCGTATTGTTTCAGCTTCGCGTTTGTGAACGCGAGTCCGCCCTGACTCTGGAAAAGCTTGTCATGATACGGCCAGAATTTCTTCTGCTCCGCGGCGCACTCGGCACCCTGAGCGGCAGCAAAGGAATGCTCTCCCTGAAGGGCAAAGTGCTGGTACGCGAACCGGACCTGGCCGTTCTTGATATAGGTCTCTTTTATTCGTGGAAGCGTCTCAGCCCAAAATTTTCGGCAGAAACTACATTGAAAGTCCGACAGCTCGAACATGGTAACCGGTGCACTCGGGAGGCCCAGAACCCGCGTGGACTCCAAGACAAAAGTTTGAGATGCGGTAGTCTGCTCGCCAGCCACTACGGCATTCGCGAAGCCAAGCGTGTAGCCCGCCGTCAACATGATCATCACCGCCAACACCCTCATCATCCTCATCACGGGCAATCCTTGGCGGGTGAACACAGGGTCCACATCGGAAACAAATCCCCCGCCACCTGCCGTAAAACCGGATCGTCAGGGCGTTGACAAGGCCTCGACGACCTCTAGATTGTGCTTCTTAACTTGCTCGATCATAGGGCCGGTGACCGTTAAAAACTCCAAGTTGATCTCTGCCTTCTCGCTCGGACCAAGGGTAGCCTGCTTCGTCAAAAACGTGGCCGTTCCGAGAAGCTTGCCGTCAGCCCCAAAGGCCTTTCCCCCCACCTTTATCTTGCCAAGGGTAACGCCGGCCATGTTCTGCACGGTCCCCTTTATGTGGAGGTGGTTTGACGCGCAGATATACATCCCCGGATCCATCCCGGGGTGTAAGCCAACGCTGTCGATTTCCACCTTAACCTTGTCTTTCAGATCTGCTGCCAGAGAGGTGCTAAACCCTCCGAGCATCAGAAGCCCGACAAGAAATGGAACTGCAGTTGCCTTCATAACTTTCCTCCTTCTGCGGCTAGAGCCGCGCCTATTTAATGACGCGATTAGCGCGAGACAGCACTTCCCCAGGAACCTGGAGGCCGAGCTGCTTCGCGGTTTTAAGATTAATAATGAACTCGATCCGGTCGGGGAGCTCGACGGGCAGCTCACGAGGAGGCGTCCCCGTAAGGATCCTATGGGCCAAGCGCGCGGCCTGGCGGCCTTGAGCATACTGGTCAGGACCATATGAAACCAGTGCGCCGAACTGCGACCAGAACGAGGCCGGATACATAGTGGGCAGGTTGTTTGAGGTTGCTACCTCGAGGCTTCGCCCGGGGATGTTGAGATTCGGGCCGGACTGAATGATCAAGATACCGTCCCTGCCACCTTCGCTGAGCTTGGCGAGTGCCGGCTCGATCTCCAACGGTCTCGTAATGGAGTTTTCGATGAGGATCAGCTTAAGACGACTAGCTTCGCTCTTCGCGGATGCCAGAGCCTCACGTTCCTCAGTCTTCGTTGAGTCGTACGTCACCAACACTCGACGAAGAGCGGGAACGGCTTCCTTGAAGAGCTCCAGACGTTTGGCTGTCAGTTCAGCTCGGAGATTGGCTATGCCTGTGATATTCCCTCCCGGTCGAGCAATACTCTCAACGAGGCCGAGCCTCACGGGATCGCTAACTTGCGTGAAAACGATCGGTATCCGCCCGGTCTCTTTCCGGCACGCATCCGAAACACAAAAGAGAAGATCCGGTTTCTGTTCTATCAGTTCTGCAGCCAGCTTAGGGAGACGCGCCAAGTCGCCCTTCGAGGCGCGAACCTCGAAGATGATATTTTTTCCCTCTACGTAGCCAAACTCCTTGAGACCGTCCCGGAACCCGTTAGTGCTAGAGTGCCAAGGCACCATGGCGTCGGTCAGGATTCCGATTTTGAAAGACGTTGGCGGCTGTGCCGCCAACGCACCGGGCGAACAGACTAGATTCATCAGCACCGCAATGCCCCATGTCACGAATGAGGCAATATACCCGCGCAAGACGGAGCCCTGAATCTTCACTGGATCACCTTATCGCCCGCGGCAATGGAATGGAAGTAAATCCCGCTCGACACGGCAGGTCCGTCAACTCATGGCGCAGGAGGTGTGGGCGTTGGAGATCCGTACTTACTGTAGGTCCGGTCGATATACGTTCGGATCTCCTTCAAGGGCTTGCTTTGGTCCATCATTCTCATCACGTCACGCGTGATGTTGATGCAGATGTCTCAGTTGAGGCTCATCCGGTCGAAAATCAGGTTGCCCGGTTTGGAACTTTCTTTAAGGTAACAAGATGCGTTGCTCGTATGACCGTCGCTGCCGCAACCGCAATAGCAAGGAATGTAGCGGAGGACTTCCTGATTCGCGATAGCAAACCGATAAGCTTCCCTGATTCTCGGAGAGGCGCGTCTGATATCCGCAGCAAGCACGGACTCCGGGGCTAGCTTGTAGGCGGAGCTGCTTGCCTCACCAGCCCATACGAGCGAGAAATCTCCCGCCAACAAAAGTCCCAGTGTCGTGAACCCGTGAACCAGGAAAGCGCGCCTGTCAATTGTATTGCCGGTTCCGGAAATCACTCGACATCCTTCTTCATTCTTTCAAAGTCGTCTTTGCTAATCTCGCCCTTCGCGTAACGCTTCTTGAGAATGTCGAGCGCGCCATCAGCGTCGCCGGTTTTGTGAGCCGACATCATCGCGTGGCACTGATCCATCATCTTCATCATGCCCATCATGCCGCCCATGCCCTGCATGCCGCCTTCACCGCCCTTTTGCTCTCCCATCATTCCTTGCATCCCCTGCATGGATGAACCCTCTTGCCGCTGGCCACTTTGCTGCGCCAGGGTATTTTCGGAAAGTATCAAGAGAACCACTAATCCCATCAACGCGATCGTTTTCATAGCACCCTCCTGTTTTGCCAAAAAGGCGACCGTTTCGCGAAAGAAACTCCTTCGCTTTGCCGCAGAATAGTCAGCCGGGCTGGCTGTAGACGATAATATTCTCACAGCGTTTTCCCGCCGGTTATTGGGTTCGATCACAAAGCGTGATCAACTCCCTCGTGAAGGAACAGAACGATCATCATGATATATCCGATAACAAGACCGAGAAAAAACGTCGCTCCAGCGAGAGCACGGATCGGCAACTCCACAGATCTATTCTTACGGCGCAGACTGAAGTACCGCAAGGTCCAAATGATCATGAAAGCTAAGACCGTCAAGATCAGAATGTGCTTAGCTCCCATGAACAGCGTATAGCTCCGGCCAAAGCGAATTTGAGATAAGCCATCAAGATTCCAGAAGTAGGGTGGAAGAAAAAACGGAGTCCAACGGTCCATGCTCACTACTCCGGAGAAAGTCTGAATCAAAACAGCGATCCAGTAAACCGATAGAAACCGCGCCGGCAATACTGGACTAAAAACGAGCGCCGTCGCGCTTCCTCCCAACCAGAGCCCAAAACCGAGGAGGTGAACCCACCTTGTCGTGATATCTATCCACGCAGCGCCGGTTGTGAGAAGCCGAAAGTCGTTCGGAGGCGGCATGTTCTGGTTCGATGCAGTTTGGCCGCGAGGGCCTTCAGGGCCCACGACACCGCCTAGCGAGTGAATCGGAGTTGGCCACAGGTCCGCAACTTCGTGATAGAAAAGAACCGTCGCGGTAGCGAAAGCGATGATGATAACGAGAACAGACTGCGAGATGAGGAAAAGCTTTCTAAGTTTACTTTTGTCTAGCCGAGAGCAGAGATGAAGCAGGGTGGTTACCAAAGTAATCAGTACCACCAAGATGTATAGTCCCAACTTAACTGCCAAGATGATGGTGTAGGTGACTCCGTAGGGAATTTTTTCCAACAGGGGAAGCAAAAGAAGGCTCGGCGTCTCTGGAATCCCGGCGCTGTATTCCATGTTATAGTTGCCTGTTGCGAGAATCACGAGGACCAGAAACCAAGCTGAATAAAGGAGCTGATCCAACGATGGCTTTGCCTCAAGGAGGAGAGTACCTGCGGTTAAGCCAAACCAGAGGACAAAGGCCGTAAGGTGCGTCCATTGGATAGTGAGATGAAGCCAGGTAAGCCAACCGGAAAGAAGTTCAGGATCGACGTGCTGCGGGGCTTCGTGCGCGAGAGCTAAAATAGCAGGGAACAATAAGCTTGCAAGGACCAGCGGAATTGAGATCTTGAAAGTCAACGGTGCAGCAACCTTTTCAAAATGACCTTCAGCCGCGAAGCAGAATTTTTATATCCTTACGCAGGCGTTTCAGTTGGCTGGGCTATAAACCATTACTTTCCTGATGGTTGGTCTTCCTTTTTTTCTTTCATCATCATCCGCATGATGAGGTACATGCCGACGGGACAGGCGAGCAGTGCCGCAATGCTCAAGAACCCACTTGCGAGCGCGCCAAGCGATATCCCGAAAAGTGTAATTGCAGCTATCAGGAGCAGCGGCGCCGCACAGCATAGGGCCATCGTGAGCCCGCCCTTGAGCCATCCTTTCTTTTTCATTGAGCAGACCGCAGTCTTCTCCGTGGCTCCAACCTCTTGGCGGGTTGGTAATTCCTCGGTTCGTGAAATGTCGTTCGACTAAAACCTCCTTGGTTTATATTTTACGTCTAGCTGCCACTGTTCTTTCAGCTCTATTTCTGCTGTTCCCATTGTGTTCCGCCATCTGCGCTTTTAAATATGGCCCCTTGCATAGTTGCGGTGTGGATTTCATTCGGTTTTTTCGGATTCACAGCGACCGCGGCCAAATTTTTGAGTTCTTTCCCGACGGGCTTCCACGTCTGGCCCGCATCCGTGCTCTTGAAAAGTCCATCTCGCATGGCGACATACATGACCTTTGGATTCGAAAGGTCCGCTGCAAAGCCGTTCACGGTCCCATTGGCGGGCAGACCGCCCACCTTCGTCCACCCTCAGAAACAATCCGGACTGCGTTGCAGACCCTCAGCAGTACCGGCATAGAGGAATATTCCTCCCATGCCTGTCGGGATATTCACCGACGTCAGCACTTTGACTTCACCGCCGGGCCCATCATCCACACGCGTCCATTTCCCGCCTCCGTTGGCGCTGCGATAGACTCCTTCTCCTTTGTCTCGCACCAGAGCGTGCACCTTGCCGTCTTTTGGATCGATGGCAAGACCGTGGACATCCGGCCCCCCAAGACCGGTGTTGATCTCTTTCCACGTCGTCCCGCCGTCTGTGCTCTTGAAGACACCGGCCTCGTGCGTGGCGACGTAAATCGTCTTAGGCTCTTTCGGATCGGGTGTGACAGCCATAACGTCGAAGCCGGATTGCTTTGCCGATAGCTCCACCTTTTTCCAGGAATGCCCGCCATCTTCGCTGCGAAAAAGACCCGTGTGGGCGCCTAAAAACAAAGTTCGCCCATCAGCATCTATGGCAAGCGCATGAACGTGCTCAAAACCTTTGCCGTCCTTTTTCCCGCTCATATCCATTTGATGACTATCCCGAGCGGCGGCCGACAGCAGAACCCCCTGACCTTGAACCTCACCGCTGTTGATTAACCAAAGCATTCCTATCAACAGCCAAAAATAAAATCTTCCTTTCATAACACCTCCGGGCATTCGATTATTTTCCCATCCTGTCTTTCATCATTTCTTTCATGTTCCTATCCATCATACCTCCGCCTCGGCCCATCATGCCTTTGCCACCCATCATTCCCGCCATCGCCGCTTGCATGTCGATCATCATCCCCTGGACTTCTTCGCCCACCAGACCCATCATCCCCCTCGGTTTCTCTTTAGTTGCGATGGAAAGAATGTAGTATACCAACGCCCACTGCTCTTTTGGCGTGAGCACGTTTGCATAGGAAGGCATGGGAGTTCCGTTCAGGCCGGCACTGATCGTACGATAGAGATCTTCCGGTTCAGGGCCCGACTTGAAAGGCTTCTGGGTTAGATCCGTCGGCGTTATCGGTTCGCCCCACTCATCCTTCAGTCCCGACGCCGCTGAACCGTCTCCCTTGCCTTCGACCCCGTGGCATTGCGAACAACCGGCTTCCGTGTAAGTCGATCGGCCAAGCACAACGAGCTGGGGGCTGGGAGACGGCTTCGTCGGGATGAAAATGGGCTCCGAACTTTTTTCGTTACTGAACTTGCCGGAGAATTTCTTGAGATACTCGGTGACCGCCCAACGCTCCTTTTCCGAAAGATGAAGCTGCGCCAGCATACTCGTGCCCCTCACACCGCGAGAAATTGTTCTGAAAATATCTTCATCCAATGGCAGTGAACCCGAAAGCGTAGAACGGAACTTATAAATGCCCGTTGTAAAGTCGCGGGGCTTTGTCTTTAGTCTGTCGGCCTGCGGTCCCTTCCCATCGCCCTTCTCGCCGTGACACGCGGCGCAGTTCTCCCGATAGATCCTTTCTCCCAGCTTCACATCAACCTCAGCCTGGACCGCTGCGGTCCCAATGGGGCAAAATTCTTGCACCATAAAGAGTCCCAAAGGTAATGCCGATATTAAAACCTTCTTCATCGCCCCTCAGCTAGAGTCACTCGATGTCTTTTTTGATCCTTTCAAACTCTTCTTTGCTGATCTCGCCTTTGGCATAGCGCTTTTTGAGGATGTCCAAAGCGCTCTCTCCACTCCTCGGGATAAAAGGCATTCTCTGACACCACAACCACCTTATCGCGGCCATAACAGCCACAATAAAAAGAAAGATCAGGACTAGGCCGAGCAGGAAACTGACCACTGCCCAGATCATCATTCCCATCCCATCCATCATCATTCAGTCACCGTTACGTTTTTCGTCCAGCAGCCCCTTAAACAAGGCTCTGGAGTCCTTGCTATCCCACTCTCTGGCACCTATGACCTTGCCCGCAAATTCTCCCTTTCGGTTGATGAAATAGGAAAGCGGGAGAGACCAGGCTCCATACTCCTCCGAGACTTTGCCTTCTTTATCCAACAGGACAGTAAACGTAAGGCCAAGCTCATCGAAGAACTTGCGAACCTCTTTTCTGGTCTCTCGAAAATTAACAGCCACAACCTCTAAACCCGTCTTCTTAAAATCTCGGTGAAGTTTTTCCATGGCCGGCATTTCCTGACGACAAGGAATGCACCACGTAGCCCAAAAGTTGAGAAAGACAACTTTGCCCCTGAAACTTTTAAGACCGATACGTTTTCCGGAAAGATCCTCCAGAGTGAAATCGGGAGCTGGAATGCTTTTCTCGGTCTTCTCGATGCCTAGTTTTTTAAAGTAGTCATCCGCGACAGGACCGGCAGTTTTTTTCTGATGAAAAAAGCCCTCGGCGGAGTTTGCAATCACTAAACCGCAAACCGCTAAGGATAAGAAAACCTGCTCGAACGATCTCGCGTCCATCGAACCCCTTTAGGGATCATGGAGCAGGCACTCTCTCTGGTGCTCGCCCTCTTTTTCGCTCTTCTCTTCCATTTTTGATGGCGGATCTCTCTGCTCCCCCGACTGAGAAGCCAGGGACATTCCTGAAAGAACCAGAAAAGACACTAAAGCCGCCACGCGATTGCTTTCATCACTTCCTCTGGAAAAAGGATGAATGTCGCTCAGCCTCCTCACCAGAAGGCTTGAGAATAAATCAAACTAAACTTCGAGGATCCGACCGAGAAGCGAGATCAGAGATTGAGTATGGAATTGAAAAGACGGATGGAAACTTTGTCCGATCGAAAAGGCAATGCTTTTGTGAACTCCCTCCGGCCCGAAGCGATACCGTTACCGGATAAAGGCATAGAAGTCGCAATCACGGTCAGACCGCTTTTGACAGAATCGCTGGACCCGCGCGCGTCTCGAGAGAGAAATTTGGAAGAAGAATCAAATCCGCAAAGAAATTGATCGCATCCAGTTATCTCCATCGCGCCGTTGTTCTGTGAACAGCCGGTTACGGTAGCGAGAGACTGGCCAGGAGCCGCCAGACTGGCGCACCACATTGCGGTCGCAAATATCACTACAAGACCAACCACAAAGAAGTGCTTTGATGCTCGTTTCACTATCTTTAAATTGCTCGCTTTTGACGGAAAGTCAATACATCCACGCGATGGCTGGAACGTTATTGCCGGTTCCAGAACTCACCCGGTATGCCTACCACGGCTTCAGTAACGCCGCCCGATCAAAAGTAAGCTTTCAGTACGTACTGCTGAATCATCCGATGGGTATTGAAGAACGAGCCGTTGAGGGCCATGGCGTGCACCATGATATCGATGAAACGGTTGCGCTCGTTGTAAAACATGGGAATGACCACGTGCTCCAACTCGTCGTAGAGAGACGAGGCGTCGTCCGACCGGTCGCCGCCTTCTCCGATAACCCGGCCGTGGTCGCCGATGGCCCACCCCGTGACCCCTTCGATGCAGCCTTCGATCCACCAGCCGTCCAGAACGCTCAGGCTGGGCACGCCGTTGAGCGCCGCCTTCATGCCGCTGGTCCCCGAGGCCTCGAGCGGCGGTTGCGGCGTATTCAGCCACACGTCGACGCCGGACGTCATCAGCCTTCCGCGCTCCAAATC contains these protein-coding regions:
- a CDS encoding thioredoxin domain-containing protein, which produces MLAVMIMLTAGYTLGFANAVVAGEQTTASQTFVLESTRVLGLPSAPVTMFELSDFQCSFCRKFWAETLPRIKETYIKNGQVRFAYQHFALQGEHSFAAAQGAECAAEQKKFWPYHDKLFQSQGGLAFTNAKLKQYARQVGLDVGAFDQCLDSRKYQEKIEDETKRGFELGARGTPTFFLNGRILVGAQPFQVFQTAIEEALAKASTQKPRSSTEATPANRLPRSIQ
- a CDS encoding FxLYD domain-containing protein; amino-acid sequence: MKATAVPFLVGLLMLGGFSTSLAADLKDKVKVEIDSVGLHPGMDPGMYICASNHLHIKGTVQNMAGVTLGKIKVGGKAFGADGKLLGTATFLTKQATLGPSEKAEINLEFLTVTGPMIEQVKKHNLEVVEALSTP
- a CDS encoding ABC transporter substrate-binding protein; this encodes MKIQGSVLRGYIASFVTWGIAVLMNLVCSPGALAAQPPTSFKIGILTDAMVPWHSSTNGFRDGLKEFGYVEGKNIIFEVRASKGDLARLPKLAAELIEQKPDLLFCVSDACRKETGRIPIVFTQVSDPVRLGLVESIARPGGNITGIANLRAELTAKRLELFKEAVPALRRVLVTYDSTKTEEREALASAKSEASRLKLILIENSITRPLEIEPALAKLSEGGRDGILIIQSGPNLNIPGRSLEVATSNNLPTMYPASFWSQFGALVSYGPDQYAQGRQAARLAHRILTGTPPRELPVELPDRIEFIINLKTAKQLGLQVPGEVLSRANRVIK
- a CDS encoding PCYCGC motif-containing (lipo)protein, with the protein product MISGTGNTIDRRAFLVHGFTTLGLLLAGDFSLVWAGEASSSAYKLAPESVLAADIRRASPRIREAYRFAIANQEVLRYIPCYCGCGSDGHTSNASCYLKESSKPGNLIFDRMSLNUDICINITRDVMRMMDQSKPLKEIRTYIDRTYSKYGSPTPTPPAP
- a CDS encoding SHOCT domain-containing protein is translated as MKTIALMGLVVLLILSENTLAQQSGQRQEGSSMQGMQGMMGEQKGGEGGMQGMGGMMGMMKMMDQCHAMMSAHKTGDADGALDILKKRYAKGEISKDDFERMKKDVE
- a CDS encoding YCF48-related protein, producing MKGRFYFWLLIGMLWLINSGEVQGQGVLLSAAARDSHQMDMSGKKDGKGFEHVHALAIDADGRTLFLGAHTGLFRSEDGGHSWKKVELSAKQSGFDVMAVTPDPKEPKTIYVATHEAGVFKSTDGGTTWKEINTGLGGPDVHGLAIDPKDGKVHALVRDKGEGVYRSANGGGKWTRVDDGPGGEVKVLTSVNIPTGMGGIFLYAGTAEGLQRSPDCF
- a CDS encoding c-type cytochrome; the protein is MKKVLISALPLGLFMVQEFCPIGTAAVQAEVDVKLGERIYRENCAACHGEKGDGKGPQADRLKTKPRDFTTGIYKFRSTLSGSLPLDEDIFRTISRGVRGTSMLAQLHLSEKERWAVTEYLKKFSGKFSNEKSSEPIFIPTKPSPSPQLVVLGRSTYTEAGCSQCHGVEGKGDGSAASGLKDEWGEPITPTDLTQKPFKSGPEPEDLYRTISAGLNGTPMPSYANVLTPKEQWALVYYILSIATKEKPRGMMGLVGEEVQGMMIDMQAAMAGMMGGKGMMGRGGGMMDRNMKEMMKDRMGK
- a CDS encoding SHOCT domain-containing protein yields the protein MMIWAVVSFLLGLVLIFLFIVAVMAAIRWLWCQRMPFIPRSGESALDILKKRYAKGEISKEEFERIKKDIE
- a CDS encoding TlpA disulfide reductase family protein; this encodes MDARSFEQVFLSLAVCGLVIANSAEGFFHQKKTAGPVADDYFKKLGIEKTEKSIPAPDFTLEDLSGKRIGLKSFRGKVVFLNFWATWCIPCRQEMPAMEKLHRDFKKTGLEVVAVNFRETRKEVRKFFDELGLTFTVLLDKEGKVSEEYGAWSLPLSYFINRKGEFAGKVIGAREWDSKDSRALFKGLLDEKRNGD